In Nitrospirota bacterium, a genomic segment contains:
- a CDS encoding sulfurtransferase: MWRSLALVFVLVAFLLAPMGVAQSAQRANPDLLVTPEIVEKNITKPGWVVVDCRDEKAYTAGHIGGAISLGGPCEKVLRDPTARVKKTADIEKLLGSAGISEDKHVVVYSDAKGITSASVAFWILEYLGHKNVHFMNGGIESWQAEGKPLDTVETKLPAATYRAKVVKNRIATSSEMVKIARGQLKNVNVIDSRTEKENKGADIRALRGGYIPNTTINVSHTETYDKKTGKILPMDELERLFGKLNKNKRTIGYCQTGTRSTLTYLELRLMGFKDPANYDDSWIVYGSNVNYPVANENWYDFVKVNKALKAIEELEKMLEEKK; encoded by the coding sequence GAGAAGTTTAGCTTTGGTATTTGTTTTAGTGGCATTCCTGCTGGCACCTATGGGAGTAGCCCAGTCTGCTCAGCGGGCAAACCCTGACCTGCTTGTAACCCCAGAGATAGTAGAAAAGAACATTACAAAACCTGGCTGGGTGGTTGTTGACTGTAGAGATGAAAAGGCCTACACCGCTGGTCATATCGGGGGAGCAATAAGCCTCGGTGGACCATGTGAAAAAGTTCTGAGAGATCCAACCGCAAGGGTAAAGAAGACAGCAGACATTGAGAAGCTACTGGGTAGTGCCGGCATAAGTGAAGATAAGCATGTGGTTGTTTATTCCGATGCCAAAGGCATAACCTCTGCGTCAGTTGCATTCTGGATACTTGAGTATCTTGGTCACAAAAATGTGCATTTCATGAATGGTGGTATTGAGTCATGGCAGGCAGAAGGAAAGCCTCTTGATACAGTGGAGACTAAACTTCCTGCTGCAACATACAGGGCAAAGGTTGTAAAAAACAGGATTGCTACCAGTTCTGAGATGGTAAAGATAGCAAGGGGTCAGCTCAAGAATGTGAATGTGATTGATTCAAGGACAGAGAAGGAAAATAAGGGTGCTGATATAAGGGCACTCAGAGGCGGCTATATCCCGAATACCACGATTAATGTATCACATACAGAGACTTATGACAAAAAGACAGGCAAGATTCTTCCGATGGACGAGCTTGAAAGACTCTTTGGAAAACTCAACAAGAACAAAAGAACAATAGGATACTGCCAGACAGGAACCCGCTCTACCCTTACTTATCTTGAGTTAAGGCTGATGGGCTTTAAGGACCCTGCCAATTATGATGACTCATGGATAGTCTATGGAAGCAATGTAAATTACCCTGTTGCGAATGAAAACTGGTATGACTTTGTGAAGGTAAACAAGGCACTAAAGGCTATTGAAGAGCTGGAAAAGATGCTGGAGGAGAAAAAATAA